DNA from Actinoplanes sp. SE50/110:
TTCCTGCTGCACACCCGCATAGACGAGGCCAAGAGCATTTCCGTGGCATGTGATCTTGTGTTACCGGACGGTCACTCACGTTTCCGGCCCGTTGACCAGCGGCTTCGGCAAGGTTGCACATGTGGGTGATGACATATGTCTCTATTGCTATCCGCTGACGCAGGTGCCCGGCCGGCGATCCGCGTGGCGCCTCCCGCAACCGGACGAGAGGCGGCGCGCCCGGGGGAGCACAGGTGGCGGGCGATGCGGTGGGGCCGAGGGTCGAGGACGCCGACTCCCGCGCCTGCCGCGGGACCGAGCCCGTTCGACGGCCCGGTCCCGCGGCGTTTCTCACCCTTTCACCACGTTGCGCTGCCGACCCAGTCCGTCGATCTCCATCTCCACCACGTCGCCGGCGTTCAGGTAGGGGAAGCGGCCGCCGAGCGCCACCCCCTGCGGAGTCCCGGTGTTGATCAGGTCGCCCGGTTCCAGGACGGTGAACTGGGACAGGTGCCAGATCAGGTGGCCGACGTCGAAGATCATGTCGGCGGTGCTGGAGTCCTGCCGCGGCTCCCGGTTCACCCAGCTGCGCAGCCGCAGCGGGAACCGCAGCTCGTCCGGGCTGACCAGCCACGGGCCGAGCGGGTTGAACGTCTCGCACGACCTGCCCTTGGACCACTGCCCGCCGGACCGCTCCAGCTGGTAATCACGTTCGGACACGTCGTTGGAGAGCACGTAGCCGGCCACGCACTGCAGCCCGGCCGCCGGGTCCGACAGATACCGCGCCTGGCGGCCGATCACGACGCCCAGCTCCACCTCCCCGTCGAGGCGCTTCGACCCGGGCGGGATCAGGATGTCGTCCTCGGCGCCGATCACCGTGTTCGGCGCCTTGGAGAAGACGATCGGCTCGGCCGGCGGCGCCGCCCCGGACTCGCCGGCATGCGCCGCGTAGTTCGGCCCGATGCAGAGGACGACGCCGGGCCGGGCGATCGGCGGGGCGATCCGGTGATGGTCGAGATCGGCCGGCGGCAGCTCGTCGGGGTCCCCGGTGAACCCGCCGGCGGCCAGGAACGCCCCGTCGATGTCCGCGGTCACCTCGGACAGGTCGCGCAGCCGCCCCCCGGCGTACAGAATCGGACGTTCCGCCCCCGGCGCTCCGGCGCGCAGATACCTCACGAGATCTCCCATCGATAGACGCGGATCGCGGTGCGGCCGGACGCAGCGCCGGAGCGGCCGCCGGGAATGCCGGTGAGCACCAGAGTGACCTCCCCGCAGGACGCCACCACCTCGCACACCGGCCGGTTCGCACCGGACATGAGCCGGTCCGACCCGGAAGATCGGGAGCGATGTCGACGTACGGGCGCATGCGCGCAGATCCGGACCGGGCAGAGCCATCGCGGCGGCGTCGGCGACCTCGGCGGCCGACCGCATCCCGACCAGCACCGACACGACGGCCGGGTGGGCGAGCGGGAACTGCAGGGCGGCGGCCCGCAGCGGCACGCCGTGCCGGTCGCAGACCGCGGCGATCGCCCGAGCCCGGGCGGCCAGCGCCGCCGGAGCCGGCCGGTAGTGGTAGGTGGGACTGCCATCGGGATCGGTCAGGATGCCGGAGTTGTAGACGCCGCCGCAGATCACCGCGACACCCCGCGCGTGGCACTCGGGCAGCAGGTCGGCGAGGCCGGACTGGTCCAGCAGCGGGTACCGGCCGGCCAGCAGCACACGGTCCAGCTGCCCGGTGCGGACGAGGTCGGTCAGCATCGCCGACTGGTTCATCCCCGCCGAAACCGCACTGATCACCCTCTGGCGGCGCAGCTCCACCAGGGCGGGCAGGGCCTCGTGCACGGCCTGCCCGAAATGGTCGTCCGGGTCGTGCAGATGCAGGATGTCCAGGCGATCCACGGCGAGTCGGTCCGGGCTGGCGCGCCACAGCGTACGTACGCCGGCATCGCTGAAATCCCAGACCTGTGCCGCGCCGGACGGCTCGGACCACAGCTCGTTCCGCGTCTCGCCGGCCGGGACCAGGCGGCGGCCCACCTTGCTGGACAGCACGAACCCCCGGCGGCCGCGCAGCGCGCGGCCCGCCCGGACCTCGGACAACCCCGCGCCGTACAGCGGCGCGGTGTCGAAGAAGCGCACCCCGGCATCCCCGGCGGCGTCGATCGCGGCGATCGCCCCGGCGTCCCCGACCGGCCGGAACAGCCCGGCGATCGGGGCCAGGCCCATGCCGAGGCGGGTCACGGTGAGATCGGTGCGGCCGAGCGGCACCCTGGTGAACGGATCCATCCCGTAAGATCCTGATGCCTTTCGATATGCTAAGCAACTTTCGAGTGCGCGCGCCGCGTGCCCGGAATCAGCATCGGCACCCGGGCGGCATACTCCGCATAGGTGTCGCCCAGCTGCCGCCGCAGGTCACGCTCCTCGAAACGGATACCGATCGCGATGTAGCCGGTCGAGGCCACCGCGAAGAACAGGTGCCCGACGGTCATCGTCGGCGTCGCCCAGAAAGCGATGATCATGCCGAGCATCATGGGGTGGCGGACCCGCTTGTAGAGCCAGCGCTCCCGGAAGGCCGGCGCCTGATACGCGTCCCGCCGGACGGCCTGCTTCAACCCGAACATGTCGAAGTGGTCGATCATGTAGGTCGCCGCGACGGCGAGCGCCCAGCCCGCCGCGTACAGCACCCAGAGCAGCGGGCTGCCCCGCCAGACGACCGCGGGAACCGGCTCCCACCAGGCGAACAGGGCTACCAGGACCAGGCTGGCGGCGAGCACGAAGGTGCTCCGCTCGACGGCGGCCGGCAGGTGACGTTTGAACCGGGGGCGGGCCATGATCGTGTGCTGGACGGCGAACGCGAGCAGCAGCAGGGCGTCGACGGTCAGGGCGGTGGCGGGGGAGTGGGTGGCCGGGCCGTCCACCGGGCCGGTCAGGAAGACGACCGCCCACCCGATGCTGAACAGGAACGTCACATAGGCCAGAACGGCATAGCCGAGAATCACCATCGACCCATCGTCGCGGCGCCGGGGCCGGTGGACAGGCCGGAAAATACCGCAGCCGGCGAGCCGGGCCGCCGCCGTGGGCCCGCTCGGCCGGGGCGGATCCCGGCGGTCATCGCCACACCGCAGCCGAGCGGATCGGTCGCCGATGAACCACAGATACAGGTGCAGCCCGCGTTCGACGAGCCGGCACAGCTCGATGGCCTGAGTGACCCAGTCACCGTCCGGTGCCTTCGAGTGAGCGCCGTTGAGTGTCGGCTCTTCGGGTGCACCAGGTCGCTCGTGTCGAGTGAGTCCACCCGCCGGAGGTTGCAACGTCCCGGCTCGGTGGAGTGCGCATGTGATCGGTGAGCGTGAGCGTCGTGGATGGGCCCGCCGAATGCTTGGGTGGCCTCGGGAATGCGTAGCAATCGAAGGAGTCGCGATCTTTCCAGTGCGTCACGATGGTCACGGCGACACTGGCCTGGGCCGTGCGGTGCGGCTGCCTAGCGTCACCGCGCCCAGCACGGCGACGACGATGCTCAGCGTGCGAGCCATGACCCGCGTCGGCGCTGTCGTGGTGGGGCGTCGGTTCATGAGATCTCCGAGGTGGTGAAGGTCCGAGCCAGGCCGGCCGTTATGGTGTCTAGTGGTGGTTGCCGGGCTGGTTGTCGCGCCGCTTGCCGCTCGCCGCGCATGCGGCAAGCTCAGCTGACCAGTACGACCTGCAGCAGACGGGGACCGTGAACGCCTTCCACGCGGCGTAGTTCGATGTCGCTGGTAGCGGAGGGCCCGGAAATCCAGGTGAGTGGACGGCTGTGGTCCAGCCGGGCAAAGGTGTCAGGCACGTCCGCGACTACTTGCCGGGCATCGACTACGCAGATGTGCCGATCCGGAAGCAGGGTCAGCACCCGGCGCCCTTGGCGGGGGCCGGCGTCAAGGATGATCGTGCCGGTCTCGGCCACCGCGAGCGCGCAACCGGTGACCACAGCACCCACCTGGTCCAGCACCGCGTTGCTCAGGTGGCCCCGGTCCACGACGGCACGTGCCTGCCAGGCCGCGGTCCAGCGTGAAGGCAGATCCGCGGGCACGGCGATGTCGTCCGCTACGCCCGTGACGAGTTCGGTCAGCATGTCAGGCAGCAGGTGCCACGTGGTGGTGACCACCTGCGCCCGGTAGTCGAGCAACCGTTCGCAAAGCAGAGCGAGAGCGTCCGGCGGTTGTGTCGGAGTCGGCAGCGGGAGAGCTTGCGGCACCGCCGGCGAGTCTGACAAGGCTCGCCGGAGGCGGGACAGGATTTCGTCACGTGCGTGGGTCATTGCGTCTCCACCAATCCCGGAAGGATTCGGCTGCGGGCAGCGGGGCGTCGCGATAGCGCGTCCAGGGCGACAGTGGTGCCGGTAGCCGGCGTACCGTGCGTCGGCCGAGTATCCGCACCAGCGGAGCGGCGCCGGCGCGAGCGGCCCGTAAGGCTCGTTCGTACCGGCGGCGATCGCTCATGGTCCAGGTCAATGCCCGCATCACGGCGCCTTCGGGTGCCGCCGGTGAGGCGAGCACCGCTTGTTGCCTCAGGTGTACCAGCACGCGGGGAATATCTATTTTCACCGGGCAGACGTCGTAGCACGCGCCGCACAGCGTCGAGGCGAACGGCAGCGACGGGTTCGCGGCGACTCCGGTCAGCTGTGGCGTGAGGACCGCACCGATCGGCCCCGGGTAGACGCTGCCGTACGCGTGACCGCCCGTGCGTTCGTAGACGGGGCAGACGTTCAGGCACGCCGAGCACCGGATACAGTGCAGCGCCTGGCGTCCGACCGGGTCGGCCAGGGTTGCTGAGCGGCCGTTGTCGAGCAGGACGATGTGAAGCTGTTGCGGACCGTCGTCCGGAGTCACGCCGGTCCACGTCGAGGTGTAGGGGTTCATGCGTTCACCGGTCGACGAGCGAGGTAGAAGGCGCAGGAATATCGACAGGTCGGTGAAGCGCGGAATGATTTTCTCAATCCCTACCACGCTGATCAAGGTGCGCGGCAGGGTGAGGCACATCCGGCCGTTGCCCTCACTTTCCACCACGACCAGGGTGCCGGACTCGGCGATGGCGAAGTTGGCGCCCGAGACCGCCACCTGGGCGGAGAGAAAACGCGCGCGCAGGTGTGCGCGTGCGGCCGCCGCCAACGCATGCGGATCGTCGCTGAGATCAGCGGGCGCGTCCGGCATCCGATCGCGGAACAGGTCGCGGATCTGCTTGCGGTTGTAATGGATCGCGGGTACGAGAATGTGTGAAGGAACGTCGTCGGCGAGCTGGACGATGAGCTCCGCCAGGTCGGTCTCGACCACGTCGACGCCCGAGCGGGCGAGCGTGTGATTCAGCGCGATTTCTTGAGTCGCCATCGATTTGACCTTGACGACCTCGCTGGCTCCTGCGGCGGCCACCAGCCTGGCAACGATGGCGCCGGCCTCTACCGCGTCACGTGCCCAGTGCACCTGGGCGCCGGCTGCTGTCGCGGCCGCCTCGAATCGTTCCAGCAGTTCTGGCAGCCGGGCCATGGTCTCGGCTTTGATGGCCGCTGCGGCGTCGCGCAGCTGTTCCCAGCCGGCGATCTCACCGACTGCCTCGTCGCGGCGACGGCGGATGGTGCTGGTCGCTCGGCGCAGGTTGGCCCGCAGCTGTTCGTCGGCGAGTGCCCGCGCCGCGGCGGTGGGAAAGGGGACGCCTCGGGCCGTTCCCGGTATGCCGAGGCCGCTCACTGCCCGGCCGCCAGGATCTCGGCATAGTGGATCGTCTGGAGACCGCTGCGGCGCCGGCTGAGGCCGCCG
Protein-coding regions in this window:
- a CDS encoding aldo/keto reductase, producing the protein MDPFTRVPLGRTDLTVTRLGMGLAPIAGLFRPVGDAGAIAAIDAAGDAGVRFFDTAPLYGAGLSEVRAGRALRGRRGFVLSSKVGRRLVPAGETRNELWSEPSGAAQVWDFSDAGVRTLWRASPDRLAVDRLDILHLHDPDDHFGQAVHEALPALVELRRQRVISAVSAGMNQSAMLTDLVRTGQLDRVLLAGRYPLLDQSGLADLLPECHARGVAVICGGVYNSGILTDPDGSPTYHYRPAPAALAARARAIAAVCDRHGVPLRAAALQFPLAHPAVVSVLVGMRSAAEVADAAAMALPGPDLRACARTSTSLPIFRVGPAHVRCEPAGVRGGGVLRGGHSGAHRHSRRPLRRCVRPHRDPRLSMGDLVRYLRAGAPGAERPILYAGGRLRDLSEVTADIDGAFLAAGGFTGDPDELPPADLDHHRIAPPIARPGVVLCIGPNYAAHAGESGAAPPAEPIVFSKAPNTVIGAEDDILIPPGSKRLDGEVELGVVIGRQARYLSDPAAGLQCVAGYVLSNDVSERDYQLERSGGQWSKGRSCETFNPLGPWLVSPDELRFPLRLRSWVNREPRQDSSTADMIFDVGHLIWHLSQFTVLEPGDLINTGTPQGVALGGRFPYLNAGDVVEMEIDGLGRQRNVVKG
- a CDS encoding isoprenylcysteine carboxylmethyltransferase family protein yields the protein MVILGYAVLAYVTFLFSIGWAVVFLTGPVDGPATHSPATALTVDALLLLAFAVQHTIMARPRFKRHLPAAVERSTFVLAASLVLVALFAWWEPVPAVVWRGSPLLWVLYAAGWALAVAATYMIDHFDMFGLKQAVRRDAYQAPAFRERWLYKRVRHPMMLGMIIAFWATPTMTVGHLFFAVASTGYIAIGIRFEERDLRRQLGDTYAEYAARVPMLIPGTRRAHSKVA
- a CDS encoding LUD domain-containing protein, producing the protein MTHARDEILSRLRRALSDSPAVPQALPLPTPTQPPDALALLCERLLDYRAQVVTTTWHLLPDMLTELVTGVADDIAVPADLPSRWTAAWQARAVVDRGHLSNAVLDQVGAVVTGCALAVAETGTIILDAGPRQGRRVLTLLPDRHICVVDARQVVADVPDTFARLDHSRPLTWISGPSATSDIELRRVEGVHGPRLLQVVLVS
- a CDS encoding lactate utilization protein B yields the protein MSGLGIPGTARGVPFPTAAARALADEQLRANLRRATSTIRRRRDEAVGEIAGWEQLRDAAAAIKAETMARLPELLERFEAAATAAGAQVHWARDAVEAGAIVARLVAAAGASEVVKVKSMATQEIALNHTLARSGVDVVETDLAELIVQLADDVPSHILVPAIHYNRKQIRDLFRDRMPDAPADLSDDPHALAAAARAHLRARFLSAQVAVSGANFAIAESGTLVVVESEGNGRMCLTLPRTLISVVGIEKIIPRFTDLSIFLRLLPRSSTGERMNPYTSTWTGVTPDDGPQQLHIVLLDNGRSATLADPVGRQALHCIRCSACLNVCPVYERTGGHAYGSVYPGPIGAVLTPQLTGVAANPSLPFASTLCGACYDVCPVKIDIPRVLVHLRQQAVLASPAAPEGAVMRALTWTMSDRRRYERALRAARAGAAPLVRILGRRTVRRLPAPLSPWTRYRDAPLPAAESFRDWWRRNDPRT